A region of the Myxococcus stipitatus DSM 14675 genome:
GGTGCGGGGGACCTCGCCGTTGAAGTCCGCGAGCAGCGCGCGACTCATGGCCTGGACGGTCTTGGTCTTCTGCTTGAAGAAGCCGGTGGGCTTGAGGTCCTCCTCCAGCTCCGCGGTGTCCGCGTCCGCGATGGCTTGGGGGCCTGGGTACTTGGGGAAGACGACGGCGGTGACCTTGTTGACGCGCTCGTCCGTGCACTGGGCCGCGAGGATGGTCGCGACGAGCAACTCGTAGGGGGTGGACCAGTTGAGCTCGTAGCGTGCGTCTGGATACTTCGTGCGCAGACGCTCGAGGAGGAGGGCGGCTTTCTCGGCGGGTTTCATGGGGGCGTGAGAGGAATCCTACCTGGGGTGTCTGACACGCTGGGGGCGGGAAATGGGGGGCTACCCTGGGGTGCTCGTCGCGTTTCCGGGACGGGGCGGGGTGGGGTGGCGTGCCTTCTCCACGGCGTCGAGGCGGGCCATGGTCTGCGCGTAGAGGTGGTCCAGCTTGGAGTGGAGCTGGGTGACCTCCATGCCGGCGCGGATGTTGGCTTCGTACTCCACGTCGGAGCGGATGCGGTCCTTGGCGGCCTGGCGGCTCTGGCTGATGAGGACGAAGCAGGAGAGGAAGATGGCCTCCAGGCTGACGACCATGGTGAGCAGGCCGAAGGGGAACGGGTCGAAGGGGTGGACCCCGGGGACCCAGCCGAGGTTGATGGAGATCCACGCGGCGAACCAGGCGGCGTGGAGGAGCATGAAGGTGAAGGTGCCGCTGAAGGCGGCGAGGCCATCGGCGAGGCGCTGGATGGGGGTGAGCCGTTCCTCGACCATCTCGTTGGGGCTGAGGGTGGGGCGGCTGTGGAGCATCTTGTCCGCTTCGCGCAGCCGGCGGCCGATGGCGGTGAGGACGTCCATGGCGCTGGAGGGGTGGCGTTGGAAGAGGAGCTGGAGGTCGGCGCGGTCGACCTTGAGGGCGCAGGTGTCCTGGATGGCGCGGGCGTCGGCGCTGCGCGGGTCTCCGTCGAGGAGGGAGAGCTCGCCGAAGAAGTCCCCGCGGCGGGCGGTCTCGAAGACGATGACCTGGCCGGTGGTGTCCTCGACGGAGATTTGCACCTCGCCGGAGCTGACGATGTAGATGGCGCCGCCGGGGTCGCCCCGGTTGAAGACCTTCTCGCTGGCCCGCAGGTGGACCTCCTCGAGCTGGGCGGCGAGCAGGGCGCGCTCCTCGTCGTCGAGGGCGGCGAAGAGGGGGACTTCCTTGAGCAGGGCGACGTCGGCGGGCATGGTGCGGGACTCCTCGTGCTGGGCTGCACCGTGGTCGCCGTACGGTGGCATCTTTCGAGGGGCGAGCCCAGTGACACTGTGGAATGGACGCCCCTGGGCGGGGCGGCGTAGGGTCCGCGCCGTTCCCCCCTTTCTCCCGAGTGAGAACCCATGGTCTCGGCCATCTTCAATCCGGCCCGTTGGAAGCCCATCGAGGGCCACAAGTTCAAGGACATCACGTTCCACCGCGCGGTGGACCAGGGCACGGTGCGCATCGCGTTCAACCGGCCCGAGGTGCGCAATGCGTTCCGTCCGCGCACGGTCGATGAGCTGTCGCGCGCCCTGGAGGCCACGCGGTTCATGACGGACGTGGGGTGTGTGTTGATTACCGGCAACGGGCCGTCGCCGAAGGATGGCGGCTGGGCGTTCTGCTCGGGTGGAGACCAGCGCATCCGAGGGAAGGACGGGTACAAGTACGAGGGGGAGGAGGGGGAGTCGGACCCGGCGAAGCTGGGGCGGCTGCACATCCTGGAGGTGCAGCGGCAGATCCGCTTCCTGCCCAAGGCGGTGATTGCGGTGGTGCCGGGCTGGGCGGTGGGCGGTGGGCACAGCCTGCATGTCGTCTGTGACATGACCATCGCGAGCCAGGAGCACGCGGTGTTCAAGCAGACGGACGCGGACGTGGCGAGCTTCGACGGAGGTTATGGGTCGGCGCTGCTGGCGCGGCAGGTGGGGCAGAAGCGGGCGCGGGAGATCTTCTTCGTGGGGGGGAACTACTCGGCGCAGGAGGCCTTCCAGATGGGGATGGTCAACGCCGTGGTGCCGCACGAGAAGCTGGAGGACTTCGCGCTGGAGTGGGCGGCGGAGATCAACACGAAGAGCCCCACGGCCATCAAGATGCTGAAGTATGCGTTCAACCTGCCGGATGACGGCATGGTGGGACAGCAGCTCTTCGCCGGCGAGGCGACGCGGCTGGCGTATGGGACGGACGAGGCCCAGGAGGGCCGGGATGCGTTCGTCCAGAAGAGGAAGCGGGACTTCAAGAAGTTCCCCTGGGGGTACTGAGGGACTGTGCCCGGGCCCGCTTTCGTCCGTGTGGCGGAGGCGGGGAATCATTGCTTGGTCAGCGTCAATGGGTTCGTCGCGCGAGAGGGTGGAGTTGCGTCAGTCTCCTTGAGTCCGTTCAACTGTGGGAGAAGGACGCAACGATGCCGAAACCGAAGCCTCCATACCCTCCGGAGTTCCGGGCCAGGATTGTCGAGCTGGCCAAGGCAGGGAGAACAACCAGGAGCCTGGCCGAGGAGTTCCAGGTCACCGACACGACGGTGCGCAATTGGGTGCGTCAGGGCGAGGTGGACGAGGGCACACGCCAGGACGGGCTGACGACGGACGAGAAGCAGGAACTGGCGAGGCTGCGGCGAGAGGTGAAGGTGCTGCGAGAGGAGCGTGACATCCTCTCAAAAGCCGCGGCCTGGTTCGCACAGGAAGGCGTCGGGACGCCCAAGAAGCGTTCCGATTCGTGAGCGAGAACCAGGCCAAGCATGCGGTGGCGACGCTGTGCCGGGTGCTGGGTGTCACCGAGGCGGGCTACTACGCCTGGAAGGGACGCCCCGCCTCGAAGAGGGCTGTGGAGGATGAGCAGCTGACCGAGAGCATCCGTGGCATCCATCGGATGTCGGACAGCACGTATGGCGCGCCCCGAGTGAGAGCGGAGCTGGCCGAGGAGCACCGGGTGAAGGTGGGGATGCGGCGAGTGGCTCGCCTGATGCGGGCCGCTGGCCTGGTGGGAGTCAGCCGGCGGGCATACTGCGTGACGACGAGGAGAGATGAGGTGGCGCGGCCCGCGGCGGACCTGGTGAAGCGAAGATTCGAGGCGAGCAGGCCCGACGAGTTGTGGGTGGCAGACATCACCTACATCCCAACGTGGGCGGGATTCCTCTACCTGGCTGTTGTCCTCGACGTGTGGAGTCGCAAGGTCGTGGGGTGGGCCATGGCCACGAATCTGAAGGCAGAGCTCGTCATCGCCGCGCTGGACATGGCGGTAGCCCAGCGCCAACCCAGGGACGTCATTCATCATTCGGACCAGGGGTGCCAATACACCTCACTGGGCTTCGGGCAGCGCTGCGGACAAGCGGGTGTGCGTCCCTCCATGGGCAGTGTCGGCGATGCGTACGACAACGCCCTCTGCGAGTCCTTCTTCGCCAGCTTGGAGTGCGAACCGCTCGACCGCCGGACCTTCCGGACTCATTCAGAGGGACGGATGGCTGTCTTTCAGTACATCGAGGGCTGGTACAATCTGCGACGGAGACACTCCGCACTCAGCTACCAGTCCCCGGCTAACTATGAGAATAGGTACCGAACGGCGGCTTGACACATGAAGCCGCCGGGACTCAACGAGACCGGTGTAACTCCAGGCTCACTTTGCACCGATTATCTTCATGTTATCACTTGCGGTCGGTTGCGCCTAGTTCGCGTAGTACATCGGGTTTGCGAAGTATGTGGTGCACTAGCGATGCTGCGGCCTTTGCTGCAAACGGTTGCGCGCGATCATTCTTGTGACCGTCTGCCCAGTCGCAGATCCCCTTCACAAGAATGATTTCGACTTTGCTTCGGTGGGCAGAAGCATAGGCTCCGGAGCCTTCCATTTCTCCGCCTAACGCTCGCGGGACGGCGGTGAGAAGTTGATCGCGGAACTCAGAGTTGTCCACTAGCTTTTCACCAGAAAGTACAGGGCCTTGATGAATCTTGACTTGCCCGCTAGGGCGGTGAAGTACCCAGTCACGGCTACCCGAGCGAAATCGCTCTGAAAGAATCGGGCCGCAGGGCAATGACTGTCCTCTGAATTGGAAAGTGGTCTTCTCTGCGCGCTGTAATTCGTACGGGAAGACTGAGTCTGCAATGATTACATCGCCTAGGCGCTGCTTTTTGCGGTCTACGCCAAAGGCAATGCCAGGAATAATTACGGCCTTCGGTGCTAGCTCGCTAACGGCGTCAAGTACAGTCAGCGTTGCTCCGTCGCGTCCAGAGGTTCCCATCGTTGATTCAACATGAGCGGCAAAGTATCGACCAAAGCGACCTATGCGATAGGTGCTATGTTTGAGTGGGCCCTCAAGAATAGCGCGTCGACGTGGTAGAGGAGTCATTAATGATAGAATGGCATCGCGCTCAATGGGTGTAGTTGTCATGAGCACAATGTCGATGGTGGAAACTAGTTCTTCCAGGGTTGTAGTGTTGACGGGTCTGAGATGGGGTTGGGAAAAGTCTATCCGTGGGACCTCTTCGTATATGCACTCTGCATTTGCGTGAATTTCTCTGACTGTGCGCGCGCCGGCCTCTGTCACCATTGTGTCGAGTAGGCCATTCTCCGCGAGGCGGAGGAGTTCATCGATGTTGGGTGAGTCGTAATCGAATGTCATGACTCCTGATTCTTTTCGTAGCCTGCGTACAGCACCTCCCAATTTATTCGTGAACCAAGTCTCGGGAGCTATTGGTGAACTGGGTTCGTTTTGATCCATTGATAGAGTTATTGTTACCAGCCTGCTGCTGGTCGGTTGTTTTGCAGGGGAGGAGTTTGTGCTGGCGGTCCTGACGTGGGTGGACCAGAGTGTGTGAAAGCCTGCAATGCCAGGAAGGGCTGTGTTGCTGTACTTCTTCCAAGACAAATTCGTGAGCATTGCGGTTGGGTTTTTTTCTAGCTCGTGCATTGCTCGTTCGCTAATCAAGATCGTGTTCTCCAAAGCTAGGGCATCCATGCGGGCGGTATAGGTAACAAGTCTACTGAGTGTGTCCTGAACGCCAATTCGGATGTCGCCTAGATTGATCGAGGCCTTAAGTGAAATTGAGTGCGCTAACGCAGAGTGCAGTTCGAGCGTAAAGGCGAGTGCTTGGCTGGGTACGCGATAGGCGAACAAAAGAGAGTCGCCGAGCGCTTTGATTTCTTGCCCGGAGTGATTGCGAGTAAGTTGTCGCGCGAGGTCTACACGTGACTGCTGAGTTAGTCTTTCGTCTTCATCGAGCGACTCAGCTTCGCCTGTTAGTTGTTCCTTCATGCTGATGAAGACAAGAGCAAGCGTGGTGTCTGTTCCTCCGAGCCAGCGATCAAAATCAGTGGTAGAGAGTGCCGCCGCCGCCGAGATCAATGCGACTTCACGATCTCGCGCTTCGTCTGCTGCACGATCCATTTCGGCGAGACTGGAGGCCCGATCCTGCGTATGTGAGGATTCAGTAAGAAGTGATACAAGTCGTTCGCAGACTGGGCAGTGAAGAGACTTGTGGCCACGGCTCAGTCTCTTTTGAACCATCTCATTGGAAAGTTCAGTGCTGCAGTCGAGACAGGTAACAACTGTTCGCCGGATTACGCTTGAAGAGATCGCACGGGTTCTCAGGTGGGATTCAACATAGTCTTCGAAGAGAAGACGTGTTTCGGGACTCACGTCTGCGCTAAAGAACACGATCATCTCCCCCCTCCCTTCTCCGTATTCGCGTAGCGCAATCCCGCATGTTCCGCTTGTGCGAGCCGTAAAGAGAATGGCGTTTCGCCACATTTCCTTTTTCGTGAAGAGTCTGCTGTGCGTGAGGCGAACAGCCATGGTGGCGTAGATGTTTTGAGTTGGTCCTTCAAACGACAATATTGCGGTCTTGCCCTTTGGGTCCGGCAGGTCGGGATTCTCGCGAGTAAGTTGGGATGGAAAGACGAGCTGTGTCCCATCTTGTTCATGCTCTCGAAGGGCAATCTCTCTTCGGACCATTGTTTCGACGGTCGCGACAAGGAGTAGGCGCTCGTTTTCGGCGTCGCTGAATCTCTCATCTTTTGAGATGCGAAACTCCGCTAAGAGCGCCTTTTGTTCTGGGATGGAACCTAATCCATCGGGCTCGGCTTTTGCCTCGTTTACAATGGCGGATGCATACACGTCGAGATACTCGGGTTGTAACAAGACGAGGCCACCAAAACTGAGTCGCCTAATTAGATCCCGAGACTCTAGTCGACCAAGGCATATATTGAACTGATCGCGATCAATATCATCCTGGCCGGTGGTGCGCAGTAGTGAGAAGTACAGATCGTCAGCAGTGCTGAGCAGTCGACCGAGACTCTTTTCATTGGTCAAGAATTCTTTGATGCGTTGAAACAGTTGCGTCGATGAGACCTGAGGCAGTTTGTCCCACTGTACGGCGTTCTGGAGTGCGATTCTGAGTTTGTCAATGCCCCAGCCTTCGCGTGCACTGGTTTCGAAGTACTCATCAAAGCCTAGTTCGTGGACTTTGGCGTCGATTCGTTCCTTCGATGCGGCAATACCACTTCGATCTGTTCGTGCCGCGACGAGGATCTTGCGCAAAGGAAGCGCTCCACTGCCCTGTGCTCTTACGGCAGTCCGCAAAGCTCGTTCCCAGTGGCCTATTCCTGCGAACGGATCTGTCTCACTTTTTGCGTCAAACACTACAAGTGCAACTGCGACTTCATCGAGATGCAGCTGATGGATTAGTCGATAACTGGGCTGGCCGGCCATGTCCCATAAGAATGTTTCGCGGGTTTCCTGGCGACCATCATGGAGCGCCACGTTGTTAGTGTCGAAGGTCCAGACTCGACGGGCGTGAGTAGAGTCAGTTGCAGTGTATGATTGCCCAGACAGCACAAGACCAAGGCCGGACTTACCCACACTGCTGTCACCAACCAAGACAGCTTTGGCGTTTCGGTAGTAAACCGCCCGATTTTTTGGGTTGCTTGCGTGCAATTGCTTTGAGTCGATTTTCCAGACGCAGACGGTTTTTTCTGAGTCGCCAGTTGCGGCAAGGAAATTTTTTGAGCTTATTTCTAGGGAGTAAGTGCTGCAGCCAATAGCTTCAATGGCGGCGACCTCCTCCCAGTTGTCGGTGGACCAGAAACGGACCGTGTTGTCTAGGCTTCCCGATGCAAGTATGAGCCCATCTCGAGTGAGAGACATTGGTCCAAC
Encoded here:
- a CDS encoding DUF1003 domain-containing protein; amino-acid sequence: MPADVALLKEVPLFAALDDEERALLAAQLEEVHLRASEKVFNRGDPGGAIYIVSSGEVQISVEDTTGQVIVFETARRGDFFGELSLLDGDPRSADARAIQDTCALKVDRADLQLLFQRHPSSAMDVLTAIGRRLREADKMLHSRPTLSPNEMVEERLTPIQRLADGLAAFSGTFTFMLLHAAWFAAWISINLGWVPGVHPFDPFPFGLLTMVVSLEAIFLSCFVLISQSRQAAKDRIRSDVEYEANIRAGMEVTQLHSKLDHLYAQTMARLDAVEKARHPTPPRPGNATSTPG
- a CDS encoding 1,4-dihydroxy-2-naphthoyl-CoA synthase translates to MVSAIFNPARWKPIEGHKFKDITFHRAVDQGTVRIAFNRPEVRNAFRPRTVDELSRALEATRFMTDVGCVLITGNGPSPKDGGWAFCSGGDQRIRGKDGYKYEGEEGESDPAKLGRLHILEVQRQIRFLPKAVIAVVPGWAVGGGHSLHVVCDMTIASQEHAVFKQTDADVASFDGGYGSALLARQVGQKRAREIFFVGGNYSAQEAFQMGMVNAVVPHEKLEDFALEWAAEINTKSPTAIKMLKYAFNLPDDGMVGQQLFAGEATRLAYGTDEAQEGRDAFVQKRKRDFKKFPWGY
- the nth gene encoding endonuclease III, with the protein product MKPAEKAALLLERLRTKYPDARYELNWSTPYELLVATILAAQCTDERVNKVTAVVFPKYPGPQAIADADTAELEEDLKPTGFFKQKTKTVQAMSRALLADFNGEVPRTIEELVKLPGVARKTANVVLNTAFDIASGVIVDTHVARVSQRLGLTKHDKPEAIEQDLMKLVPQDAWTFFGPATVLHGRYTCVAKKPKCDECLVKDICPRIGV
- a CDS encoding IS3 family transposase (programmed frameshift), producing the protein MPKPKPPYPPEFRARIVELAKAGRTTRSLAEEFQVTDTTVRNWVRQGEVDEGTRQDGLTTDEKQELARLRREVKVLREERDILSKAGGLVRTGRRRDAQEAFRFVSENQAKHAVATLCRVLGVTEAGYYAWKGRPASKRAVEDEQLTESIRGIHRMSDSTYGAPRVRAELAEEHRVKVGMRRVARLMRAAGLVGVSRRAYCVTTRRDEVARPAADLVKRRFEASRPDELWVADITYIPTWAGFLYLAVVLDVWSRKVVGWAMATNLKAELVIAALDMAVAQRQPRDVIHHSDQGCQYTSLGFGQRCGQAGVRPSMGSVGDAYDNALCESFFASLECEPLDRRTFRTHSEGRMAVFQYIEGWYNLRRRHSALSYQSPANYENRYRTAA